A single window of Bacteroides intestinalis DSM 17393 DNA harbors:
- a CDS encoding cell division protein ZapB — MVNLKITTALFTVLLLFSCSHKSETETLFSHADTLIEEYPDSALQSLDLSPEEIEGLSDKECARYALLLARATDKCKLSLLPCDSLLNVALDYYDDDEKEKAIALLYKGRLAVEMEEAEEATTCFQKGLTIIQDFPKELKTKNLLLSSLGNIYFDAGYYDKSMEIYETMYECCTTDLEKSIALNNISTYYCLIDEKDSTLMFQREALNYAIASGDSLQIAMSKHNLSLKFDNFNELDSALYYEKMALKELPQKENHGNCYFNLGDLLLKTGKNKDSALYYLTKALEDVPIESKASCLKSLYNLEKENGDYKTANTYLEEHSAIIDSLFYMEQSTEIQQLIYEYNTKMRVREEQLKGKRTIHRTIAGFVSICFLIILAYQNYINRKKRIQLQYKQSLEQTQNKLSSLETTIENNQLMITLLKQEQNILKQEHENKEQQIEEREQAIARLKEEKQQLLHWLFAQSSIYQKVITLSKQTSSNKKQMKALTTTEQEQLKKTVFGVYQSYISFLHKEYPKLTEDDQLLLCLQKTSLNPLAIAICFGYTDTHPLNQKKYKMKERMSREESKV; from the coding sequence ATGGTAAACTTAAAGATTACAACAGCATTATTTACTGTTTTACTACTATTTTCTTGTTCACACAAAAGCGAAACAGAAACATTATTCTCACATGCCGATACACTCATAGAAGAATATCCCGACAGTGCACTCCAGTCATTGGACTTATCACCGGAAGAAATAGAAGGACTTTCCGACAAAGAATGCGCACGCTATGCGTTATTACTTGCACGTGCCACGGACAAGTGCAAGCTCTCTTTGCTACCTTGCGACTCACTGCTGAATGTAGCATTAGATTATTATGACGATGACGAGAAAGAAAAAGCGATAGCATTGCTCTATAAAGGCAGACTGGCTGTTGAAATGGAAGAAGCAGAAGAAGCAACAACTTGTTTCCAAAAGGGATTAACCATCATACAAGATTTCCCGAAAGAGCTTAAGACAAAGAATTTACTTCTCAGTTCATTGGGAAATATCTATTTTGATGCCGGATACTATGACAAATCTATGGAAATATACGAAACGATGTATGAATGTTGCACTACAGATCTGGAAAAATCAATAGCATTGAACAATATCAGTACATATTATTGCTTAATAGATGAAAAGGATTCTACCTTAATGTTCCAGCGCGAAGCATTAAATTATGCTATAGCTTCGGGAGATTCTCTACAGATTGCAATGTCTAAACACAATTTAAGCCTGAAATTTGATAATTTTAACGAGCTTGATTCCGCCTTATATTATGAAAAAATGGCTCTCAAAGAACTACCTCAAAAGGAAAATCATGGAAACTGCTACTTCAATCTCGGAGATTTACTTTTAAAAACAGGTAAAAATAAAGACTCTGCTCTTTACTATTTAACCAAAGCCTTAGAGGATGTACCCATTGAAAGCAAAGCTTCATGTCTAAAAAGTTTATATAATCTTGAAAAAGAAAACGGAGATTACAAAACAGCAAATACCTATTTAGAAGAACATTCCGCTATCATAGACTCATTATTTTACATGGAACAGTCAACAGAAATACAACAACTGATTTATGAATACAATACCAAAATGAGGGTAAGAGAGGAACAATTAAAAGGAAAGCGCACCATACACCGCACTATTGCAGGATTCGTTTCAATTTGCTTTCTCATTATACTTGCTTATCAAAACTATATAAACCGGAAGAAACGTATTCAACTCCAATACAAACAATCATTAGAGCAAACACAGAATAAGTTATCATCTTTAGAAACTACCATTGAAAACAATCAGCTAATGATTACCTTATTAAAGCAAGAACAGAACATTTTAAAGCAAGAACATGAAAACAAAGAACAGCAAATAGAAGAAAGAGAACAAGCCATAGCTCGCTTAAAAGAAGAGAAACAACAGTTACTCCATTGGTTGTTTGCCCAAAGCAGCATTTACCAAAAAGTGATTACGCTATCCAAACAAACCAGTTCGAATAAAAAACAAATGAAAGCTTTAACCACTACGGAGCAGGAACAACTGAAAAAGACAGTATTCGGAGTATATCAAAGTTACATATCTTTCCTCCACAAAGAATATCCCAAGTTAACGGAAGATGATCAATTGCTCCTTTGCCTACAGAAAACTTCACTTAACCCATTAGCCATTGCAATTTGTTTTGGCTATACCGATACGCACCCTCTCAATCAAAAAAAATACAAAATGAAAGAGAGAATGAGTAGAGAAGAAAGTAAGGTGTGA